A portion of the Pseudarthrobacter sp. L1SW genome contains these proteins:
- a CDS encoding ROK family protein, whose protein sequence is MAETTAATPQLLRRVSAGAVLEFMRSSGIVTVTEVMEATGLTRATAIAVCEDLKERGWLRELENQRAFGGYRKGRPARRFELNERAGYVLGMDIGVSKATVVVSDLRGQVLGRSSLPFAEAEISAAERVSVIDRTALSALRGVGAPPDSVLAVCAGIAAPVDRNGEVLLAQHFWGLFDVGLKAAMRDRHGWTVLLENDANLAALGDRWRGAAAGVDDVVVILASERFGSGVIDGGRLLHGSRGGAGELAFLDRVEGVGDTFGIASLARTWAAEALAGKTRTSLREYAAQGGAEAEHVFAAAAEGDAMALRILDRLADRVARVIGAVATVFNPELVVIGGAVANSAGVLLEPITRQLKDFTATPPRIAVSPLGDSIVTVGAVRGALDYVEKHSLDLQLVPGA, encoded by the coding sequence ATGGCTGAAACCACGGCTGCCACCCCGCAGCTGCTCCGCCGCGTCAGTGCCGGCGCCGTGCTGGAATTCATGCGCTCCTCCGGGATCGTCACGGTCACGGAAGTCATGGAAGCCACCGGCCTCACCCGCGCCACGGCCATCGCCGTCTGCGAGGACCTCAAGGAGCGGGGCTGGCTCCGCGAACTGGAGAACCAGCGGGCCTTCGGCGGGTACCGGAAGGGCCGGCCCGCCCGCCGCTTCGAACTCAACGAGCGCGCCGGCTACGTGCTCGGCATGGACATCGGGGTTTCCAAAGCCACGGTGGTGGTGTCGGACCTTCGCGGGCAGGTGCTGGGGCGCTCCAGCCTGCCCTTCGCGGAAGCCGAAATATCCGCCGCGGAACGCGTCTCGGTCATCGACCGCACCGCGCTCTCCGCACTCCGGGGGGTGGGCGCCCCGCCCGATTCCGTCCTGGCCGTCTGCGCCGGCATTGCCGCGCCGGTGGACCGGAACGGCGAGGTACTGCTGGCGCAGCATTTTTGGGGATTGTTCGACGTCGGCCTGAAGGCAGCCATGCGGGACCGGCACGGCTGGACGGTCCTGCTGGAAAACGACGCCAACCTGGCCGCGCTCGGCGACCGCTGGCGGGGTGCTGCGGCGGGGGTGGACGACGTCGTGGTGATCCTTGCCAGCGAACGCTTCGGCTCAGGGGTGATCGACGGCGGGCGGCTGCTGCATGGAAGCCGCGGTGGCGCCGGTGAGCTCGCGTTCCTGGACCGGGTGGAGGGTGTGGGGGACACGTTTGGCATCGCCAGCCTGGCCAGGACGTGGGCGGCCGAGGCGCTGGCCGGCAAAACCAGGACATCCCTCCGGGAGTATGCGGCCCAAGGCGGCGCGGAGGCTGAGCACGTCTTCGCAGCCGCCGCCGAGGGGGACGCCATGGCCCTGCGGATACTGGACCGCCTGGCGGATCGCGTGGCACGGGTGATCGGCGCGGTGGCCACCGTGTTCAACCCGGAGCTTGTGGTGATCGGCGGGGCAGTGGCCAACTCCGCGGGCGTCCTGCTTGAACCGATTACCCGGCAGCTGAAGGATTTCACTGCCACTCCCCCGCGTATTGCAGTTTCACCGCTGGGCGACTCGATTGTTACCGTTGGGGCTGTCCGGGGCGCGCTGGATTATGTGGAGAAGCATTCCCTCGACCTCCAACTGGTCCCCGGGGCCTAG
- a CDS encoding SDR family oxidoreductase, which yields MTRIAIIGGHGKVALHLSALLTEEGHSVTSFVRNPDHAADVAATGAAPSVLDIENATTAAIAEALKGHDAVVWSAGAGGGNPSRTYAVDRDAAIRSMDAAAEANVGRYVMVSYLGAGKDHGMPAHHSFFAYAEAKAAADEYLRGTGLAWTILGPGALTDKPGTGLIDVSPAPGGSRETSRSNTASVAVAVLDLPETAGKTIEFCDGTLPIAAALQP from the coding sequence ATGACCCGAATCGCAATCATCGGCGGCCACGGCAAAGTGGCCCTTCACCTGTCCGCCCTGCTCACGGAAGAAGGCCACAGCGTCACCTCGTTCGTCCGCAACCCGGACCATGCCGCGGACGTCGCGGCAACGGGGGCAGCGCCGTCGGTCCTGGACATTGAAAATGCGACGACGGCGGCCATCGCCGAAGCGTTGAAAGGCCATGACGCCGTGGTCTGGTCCGCCGGCGCCGGCGGCGGCAACCCGTCACGCACCTACGCAGTGGACCGGGACGCGGCAATCCGTTCGATGGATGCGGCCGCCGAAGCCAATGTGGGCCGCTACGTGATGGTGTCCTACCTGGGCGCCGGCAAGGACCATGGCATGCCGGCGCACCACTCCTTCTTTGCGTACGCCGAGGCCAAAGCCGCCGCTGACGAGTACCTGCGGGGCACCGGCCTTGCCTGGACCATCCTGGGCCCGGGGGCGTTGACGGACAAGCCGGGAACCGGGCTGATCGATGTCAGCCCCGCGCCCGGCGGCAGCCGGGAAACCTCCCGAAGCAATACCGCAAGCGTCGCGGTGGCCGTGCTGGACCTGCCGGAAACGGCGGGCAAGACCATCGAATTCTGTGACGGCACGCTGCCTATCGCCGCTGCCCTGCAGCCCTAG
- a CDS encoding dihydrofolate reductase family protein, with protein sequence MGQLTYTCITSLDGYVADRNGNFDWSAPDEEVHAFVNDLERDVGTFLLGRRMYDVMAVWETMGGPGEPPVIQDYARIWKEADKVVYSSSLAVAGTSRTRIERTFDPDAVRAMKAATDGTMSIGGANLAGLAFAAGLVDECGFLINPVVVGGGLRALPDNLEARLELLDERRFGNGVVYLRYRCLP encoded by the coding sequence ACCTGCATCACCTCCCTGGACGGGTATGTGGCGGACAGGAACGGCAACTTCGACTGGAGCGCGCCCGACGAGGAAGTCCACGCCTTCGTCAACGACCTCGAACGGGACGTCGGGACGTTCCTGCTCGGCCGCAGGATGTACGACGTTATGGCCGTTTGGGAAACCATGGGCGGTCCCGGCGAGCCGCCGGTGATCCAGGACTACGCCCGGATCTGGAAGGAGGCAGACAAGGTTGTCTACTCTTCTTCGCTTGCAGTCGCCGGGACGTCCAGGACCCGGATCGAGCGCACCTTCGACCCGGACGCCGTCCGGGCGATGAAGGCGGCAACGGACGGGACGATGAGCATCGGCGGTGCCAACCTGGCCGGACTGGCATTCGCGGCAGGACTGGTGGACGAATGCGGATTCCTGATCAATCCGGTGGTGGTCGGGGGAGGCCTGCGGGCCTTGCCGGACAACCTGGAAGCCCGGCTTGAACTCTTGGACGAGCGCCGGTTCGGCAACGGCGTGGTGTACCTTCGCTACCGTTGCCTGCCCTGA